In Chthonomonadales bacterium, one genomic interval encodes:
- a CDS encoding prepilin-type N-terminal cleavage/methylation domain-containing protein, translated as MNSRKGFTLIELLVVIAIIAILAAILFPVFAQARAKARQTSCLSNTKQLGLALRMYIQDYDEMFPFAANLESGFADADKWYGTVKLQPYIKNGGILYCPSMTKFTQYNKLCTYSYNIHLGYFWYPPGGDYTFYKGASDAQVKFPAQTAAINCAKPSWYYYDRVYGGIYGEYYAFINGTSGMYDVARFLLADPAQWDTVFIHNSGVNVAYCDGHAKWNNGKYLVTYEGYMQWDLNYK; from the coding sequence ATGAACAGCAGGAAGGGCTTCACGCTGATCGAGCTCCTCGTGGTGATAGCGATAATCGCTATTCTCGCGGCCATCCTGTTCCCCGTATTCGCGCAGGCACGCGCCAAGGCCCGGCAGACATCCTGTCTGTCCAACACAAAGCAACTCGGCCTGGCGCTTCGGATGTACATTCAGGACTACGATGAGATGTTCCCGTTCGCGGCGAACCTTGAGTCCGGCTTCGCCGACGCCGACAAGTGGTACGGGACAGTTAAGCTCCAGCCGTACATCAAGAACGGCGGGATTCTGTACTGCCCCTCGATGACCAAGTTCACGCAGTACAACAAGCTGTGCACCTACTCCTACAACATCCACCTCGGCTACTTCTGGTATCCGCCCGGAGGCGACTACACATTCTACAAGGGCGCCAGCGACGCGCAGGTGAAGTTCCCGGCGCAAACCGCCGCGATTAACTGCGCGAAGCCGTCGTGGTACTACTATGACAGGGTGTACGGCGGGATCTACGGCGAGTACTATGCCTTCATTAACGGTACCAGCGGCATGTACGACGTGGCCCGGTTCCTGCTGGCCGATCCGGCTCAGTGGGACACGGTGTTCATCCACAATAGCGGTGTGAACGTTGCTTACTGTGACGGGCACGCCAAGTGGAACAATGGCAAGTACCTGGTGACCTACGAGGGCTACATGCAGTGGGACCTGAACTATAAGTGA
- a CDS encoding LacI family DNA-binding transcriptional regulator: protein MAAKLADVARRAGVSMATASRVLNGKMVMPIPAATVERIRHAAQELDYRPNALARALLSGRSYALGLYSREMTDPHFGQMLEAADAEARRLGYHLVVSSVLESICGEGRTDGVILVGSPGEPRFERAPRRVPAVYVGGAVRPGPNMIAWSDAEGMHAAARHLIDLGHRRIAGLFCYGGEPAEPVPKLDGFRRAVEAAGVMWRAYWHGVDPYEVRETNQFENGYVAARQLLSDWSECTAIVARNDFIALGALRALREAGRRVPDDISVVGYTDSVLATCADPPLTSVRTPFARAGTMAVELLARAAQAGAMRFDGVLLPTSLTVRGSCAPPRDAQAVVRTRDEGGGRSAASETAAGTPSARGERS from the coding sequence ATGGCAGCCAAGCTGGCCGACGTGGCCCGGCGCGCCGGCGTCTCGATGGCCACCGCATCGCGGGTTCTCAACGGCAAGATGGTGATGCCGATCCCGGCCGCCACCGTCGAGCGCATCCGCCACGCCGCCCAGGAGCTGGACTACCGGCCCAACGCCCTGGCGCGCGCGCTCTTGAGCGGCCGCTCGTACGCGCTGGGCCTGTACAGCCGGGAGATGACCGACCCGCACTTTGGCCAGATGCTCGAGGCGGCCGACGCGGAGGCGCGACGCCTTGGATACCATCTCGTGGTCTCCAGCGTGCTCGAGAGCATTTGCGGTGAGGGGCGCACGGACGGCGTCATCCTCGTGGGGAGCCCCGGGGAGCCGCGCTTCGAGCGCGCGCCGCGAAGGGTGCCGGCCGTCTATGTCGGCGGCGCCGTGCGGCCGGGGCCCAACATGATCGCCTGGAGTGACGCGGAGGGAATGCACGCGGCGGCTCGGCACCTGATCGATCTTGGCCACCGCCGCATCGCGGGGCTCTTCTGCTACGGAGGCGAGCCCGCCGAGCCCGTGCCCAAACTGGACGGGTTCCGCCGAGCCGTCGAGGCCGCCGGCGTCATGTGGCGGGCGTACTGGCACGGCGTGGATCCCTACGAGGTCCGCGAGACCAATCAGTTCGAGAACGGCTACGTGGCCGCGCGCCAGCTCCTTTCGGACTGGAGCGAGTGTACCGCGATCGTCGCACGTAACGACTTCATCGCGCTGGGCGCGCTTCGAGCGCTCCGGGAGGCCGGACGGCGGGTACCCGACGACATTTCCGTGGTCGGCTACACGGACTCGGTGCTGGCGACGTGCGCCGACCCACCGCTCACATCGGTTCGCACGCCGTTCGCTCGGGCAGGCACGATGGCGGTCGAGCTGCTGGCGCGAGCCGCCCAGGCAGGCGCGATGCGATTCGACGGCGTGCTTCTGCCGACGTCGCTAACCGTGCGCGGCTCCTGCGCTCCGCCCCGCGATGCGCAGGCGGTTGTGCGCACCCGCGACGAGGGCGGTGGCCGCTCTGCCGCGTCGGAGACAGCCGCGGGCACGCCATCGGCGCGCGGGGAACGGTCATGA
- a CDS encoding Gfo/Idh/MocA family oxidoreductase, translating into MGASRELQLAVAGVGDFGRRYVRALNGMSGVHVRWVCARDPERTRRAAEELGVPRHTTDFTRVCADDGVDAVIVVTPEAAHRAITVAALEAGKHVIVEKPLATSDEDAGAMIEAARGSGRLLMTAFLLRFDYRYAQLRDRLDDIGPIRSLYAWRNFDRSLFRLYSRTHSFVENAIHDIDLMLWYVGCPVSRVHGFCRNTLGLPNPDVNWGLLEFEDGTLGTLQTTWLYPEQEHRNLQWNAGIQVMGARGVLEARNDAMGLHANTEADGILLLDQTGWADIHGEARGAFGAMLRHFVACLRGETEYRGTSPEEAREAMRVACRLVDDAGRRGESAG; encoded by the coding sequence ATGGGTGCGAGCCGCGAGCTGCAGTTAGCGGTCGCCGGGGTCGGCGACTTCGGGCGCCGATATGTGCGCGCGCTGAACGGAATGTCAGGCGTGCATGTCCGCTGGGTGTGCGCGCGCGACCCCGAGCGCACGCGCCGCGCCGCGGAGGAGCTCGGCGTGCCGCGCCACACGACGGACTTCACGCGAGTGTGCGCCGATGACGGCGTTGACGCCGTGATCGTCGTGACTCCCGAGGCCGCGCACCGGGCGATCACCGTGGCTGCGCTGGAGGCCGGAAAGCACGTGATCGTGGAGAAGCCGCTCGCGACGAGCGACGAGGACGCCGGCGCCATGATCGAGGCGGCCCGCGGGTCCGGACGACTGCTGATGACGGCCTTCCTGCTCCGCTTCGACTATCGTTACGCTCAACTGCGCGACCGGTTGGACGACATCGGCCCGATCCGCAGCCTCTACGCGTGGCGCAACTTCGACCGCAGCCTTTTCCGGCTCTACAGCCGAACCCACAGCTTCGTCGAGAACGCGATCCACGACATCGACCTGATGCTCTGGTATGTCGGCTGTCCGGTGAGCCGCGTGCACGGATTCTGCCGCAACACGCTCGGCCTGCCGAACCCCGACGTCAACTGGGGGTTGCTGGAGTTCGAGGACGGCACGCTGGGCACGCTCCAGACCACCTGGCTCTATCCGGAGCAGGAGCACCGCAACCTGCAGTGGAACGCCGGGATTCAGGTGATGGGCGCGCGAGGGGTGCTGGAGGCCCGCAACGACGCGATGGGCCTGCACGCCAACACCGAGGCGGACGGCATTCTGCTGCTGGATCAGACGGGGTGGGCCGACATCCACGGGGAGGCGCGAGGGGCCTTCGGGGCCATGCTGCGCCACTTCGTGGCCTGCCTGCGCGGCGAAACCGAATACCGCGGCACCAGCCCCGAGGAGGCTCGCGAGGCCATGCGCGTGGCCTGCCGACTCGTCGACGATGCCGGGCGGCGCGGCGAGAGTGCCGGGTGA
- a CDS encoding phosphotransferase, whose translation MTASERETLARATERVSSRYDVGEVIGAAVLEGGMFLRPVLLTTTTGRYVLRAHTFRRTEARFGFQAGLVEHAAAGGVRCARVVRDRRGRWGEAVDGAFVALHEYADGRLYTWPEWSARKREGFLRRLGGGVARVHDALADARPVGDARLDPALPPIQFDRPGAARADYQARIAALREARGAHASRARAALLACAERVDGLFAWLGRAVEDLRLAAAGRQAVHGDISPVNMVFAPDSEAFALIDWDCARREPRIYDALGDVLLRAPWDAPDDARQEEVAEYLAGYGETTARPLTATERAGVPAFCVARQLEDLRQRLAVLPRLAESRDTEYAALVAMRLACMERIVTRWASQAGAGRWKEFP comes from the coding sequence GTGACCGCCTCTGAGCGCGAGACCCTTGCCCGCGCGACCGAGCGCGTCAGCTCCCGCTACGACGTGGGCGAGGTCATCGGCGCGGCCGTGCTCGAGGGCGGCATGTTTCTGCGCCCCGTCCTGCTCACCACGACCACCGGGCGCTACGTGCTGCGAGCCCACACGTTCCGCCGAACGGAGGCGCGCTTCGGCTTTCAGGCCGGTCTCGTGGAGCACGCGGCCGCCGGCGGCGTACGCTGCGCGCGCGTGGTCCGTGACCGCCGCGGCCGCTGGGGCGAGGCCGTCGATGGCGCGTTCGTGGCGCTGCACGAGTACGCAGACGGACGCCTGTACACCTGGCCTGAATGGTCGGCGCGCAAGCGCGAGGGCTTCCTGCGGCGGCTGGGCGGCGGAGTGGCCCGCGTACACGATGCACTGGCGGATGCCCGGCCGGTAGGCGACGCCCGGCTCGACCCCGCGCTCCCGCCGATACAGTTTGACAGGCCCGGGGCCGCGCGTGCCGACTACCAGGCACGGATCGCGGCGCTGCGCGAGGCCCGTGGCGCGCACGCTTCCCGTGCGCGCGCGGCGCTGCTCGCGTGCGCGGAGCGGGTCGACGGCCTCTTCGCCTGGCTTGGGCGCGCCGTGGAGGACCTGCGCCTGGCGGCGGCCGGCCGCCAGGCCGTGCACGGCGACATCTCGCCCGTCAACATGGTCTTCGCGCCCGACAGCGAGGCGTTCGCGCTGATCGATTGGGACTGCGCCCGACGCGAGCCGCGGATCTACGACGCGCTCGGCGATGTGCTGCTGCGCGCCCCGTGGGACGCCCCGGACGACGCGCGGCAGGAGGAGGTGGCGGAGTACCTGGCCGGTTACGGGGAAACTACGGCCCGACCGCTCACCGCCACGGAGCGGGCCGGGGTGCCCGCGTTCTGTGTCGCGCGCCAACTGGAGGACCTGCGGCAGCGGCTCGCCGTGCTTCCGCGCCTCGCCGAGAGCCGCGACACGGAGTACGCCGCCCTCGTCGCGATGCGGCTGGCCTGCATGGAGCGAATCGTGACGCGATGGGCGAGCCAGGCCGGCGCCGGCCGATGGAAGGAGTTTCCGTGA
- a CDS encoding aminotransferase class I/II-fold pyridoxal phosphate-dependent enzyme — protein MNLINLRSDTQTLPTEAMLEAMRTAPLGDDTYDEDPTVERLERMAAAMLGKEAAMLVISGNMANLACLMAHASPGDEVIIDPDSHIYYYEVGGLANIAGLMPMPVPSRRGLLNPVDVRAAIRKPNLHYPVPRLLCLENTHNRAGGRVVPLALHRDLCRTAKERGLAVHLDGARIFNAAIAAGVPASAYAEDVDTLMFCLSKGLSCPLGSLVVGSHDLVAKADRARKRLGGGMRQAGIIAAAGIVALETMVDRLADDHATARQLATGLNAITGLAVDMEGVETNMVYVDHTGTGLPTDAVLARLKEGGVLASGRPPAHFRMVTSRHQDASVIAEAVARVRRAVPAP, from the coding sequence GTGAACCTGATCAACCTGCGGAGCGACACGCAGACGCTCCCCACCGAGGCGATGCTCGAAGCCATGCGGACGGCGCCGCTCGGAGACGATACCTACGACGAAGACCCAACAGTCGAGCGCCTGGAGCGCATGGCGGCCGCGATGCTCGGCAAAGAGGCCGCGATGCTCGTCATCAGCGGCAACATGGCCAACCTGGCCTGCCTGATGGCCCACGCCAGCCCCGGCGACGAGGTCATCATAGACCCCGACTCGCACATCTATTACTACGAGGTCGGAGGCCTGGCCAACATCGCCGGCCTGATGCCCATGCCCGTCCCGAGCCGGCGCGGCCTGCTCAACCCGGTGGACGTGCGGGCCGCCATCCGCAAGCCCAACCTGCACTACCCGGTTCCCCGCCTGCTCTGCCTTGAGAACACACACAACCGCGCCGGCGGGCGCGTCGTGCCGCTCGCCCTGCACCGGGACCTCTGCCGCACGGCGAAGGAGCGCGGGCTGGCGGTGCACCTGGACGGGGCGCGCATCTTCAACGCGGCGATCGCGGCCGGGGTGCCGGCCTCCGCCTACGCCGAGGACGTCGACACGCTGATGTTCTGCCTCTCGAAGGGGCTGAGCTGCCCGCTCGGCTCGCTCGTGGTGGGTAGCCATGACCTCGTGGCGAAGGCCGACCGCGCGCGCAAGCGGCTCGGTGGCGGGATGCGACAAGCGGGAATCATAGCGGCCGCGGGCATCGTGGCGCTCGAAACGATGGTCGACCGGCTGGCGGATGACCACGCGACGGCCAGGCAACTGGCCACCGGGCTGAACGCCATCACCGGCCTCGCCGTGGATATGGAGGGGGTGGAGACGAACATGGTGTACGTGGACCACACGGGCACGGGCCTGCCCACCGATGCGGTGCTGGCCCGGCTCAAGGAGGGCGGTGTGCTCGCCAGCGGGCGCCCGCCCGCGCACTTTCGCATGGTGACGAGCCGCCACCAGGACGCCTCGGTCATCGCCGAGGCCGTCGCGCGCGTGCGGCGGGCGGTGCCCGCGCCGTGA
- a CDS encoding M20 family metallopeptidase, which yields MTDWLDLQTAERLLSDLVAIPSVNPMGRPFTGSAPVERGVADYLEHLFAPYPVRMSRMAPGPMHESLLVEAPGRADGPCALFESHMDTVPADDWSDRAFEPRSEDGMLIGRGACDDKGPLLAMALALLDLLEHGERPAMPVLLMAAGDEEFGQTGIKQFRATERPVAFGVFGEPTRMAPVVQHKGTVRWDVTVHGRSAHTSRPELGENAILGAMRVIEALASHQEALQERHVSPLTTGPTITVTMIAGGRTRNAVPDECTLAVDFRVVPGMDPLRAREEAMRALDATGLPITHSEVQLWTPALDTPPNHPLVVLALEACRRHAGDGIAVRGEPYGTDAAWIADRAPAIVLGPGDIAHAHAVDERVSIAALVACARIYRELMAF from the coding sequence GTGACCGACTGGCTTGACCTGCAGACCGCCGAGCGGCTGCTCTCCGACCTGGTGGCGATCCCGTCCGTCAACCCGATGGGCCGCCCGTTCACCGGTTCCGCGCCGGTGGAGCGCGGCGTGGCGGACTACCTGGAGCATCTCTTCGCGCCCTATCCCGTCCGCATGTCGCGCATGGCGCCTGGGCCCATGCACGAGAGCCTGCTCGTGGAGGCGCCGGGCCGCGCCGACGGGCCGTGCGCCCTCTTCGAGTCGCACATGGACACCGTGCCGGCCGACGACTGGAGCGACCGGGCCTTCGAGCCCCGGAGCGAGGACGGGATGCTGATCGGGCGCGGCGCCTGCGACGACAAGGGCCCTCTCCTCGCCATGGCGCTGGCGCTGCTTGACCTGCTCGAGCACGGGGAGCGGCCAGCCATGCCCGTGCTGCTGATGGCCGCCGGCGACGAGGAGTTCGGCCAGACCGGGATCAAGCAGTTCCGCGCGACCGAGCGCCCGGTCGCGTTTGGAGTCTTCGGCGAGCCCACGCGTATGGCGCCCGTGGTGCAGCACAAGGGCACCGTACGCTGGGATGTCACGGTGCACGGCCGCAGCGCGCACACCTCCCGCCCCGAGCTCGGCGAGAACGCCATCCTGGGCGCGATGCGGGTGATCGAGGCCCTGGCCAGCCACCAGGAGGCGCTGCAGGAGCGCCACGTCAGCCCGCTCACGACTGGCCCGACCATCACCGTCACGATGATCGCGGGCGGCCGCACGCGCAACGCCGTGCCGGATGAGTGCACGTTGGCCGTCGACTTCCGCGTGGTGCCGGGGATGGACCCTCTGCGCGCGCGGGAGGAGGCGATGCGCGCGCTCGACGCGACGGGCCTGCCGATCACCCATTCCGAGGTCCAGCTCTGGACGCCCGCGCTCGACACGCCGCCGAATCACCCGCTGGTCGTCCTGGCGCTCGAAGCGTGCCGCCGGCATGCGGGGGACGGCATCGCCGTTCGCGGCGAGCCCTACGGCACCGACGCCGCCTGGATCGCCGACCGAGCCCCGGCGATCGTCCTCGGGCCAGGCGACATCGCGCACGCCCATGCCGTCGACGAGCGTGTCAGCATCGCGGCCCTCGTGGCGTGCGCCCGGATCTATCGGGAGCTGATGGCCTTCTGA
- a CDS encoding DUF4434 domain-containing protein gives MTHARARVLRVFATRARGLAVGLAGLALAAPGAAADRPVAAPPRASFTVVPPGPVGERARVELRLAVRNDSPRTRSYRVAFYLDRFEVGRRIAECTVEAAAGEWALTRAWWPAAGHAGRRLLRYRVEGEGAVRSGAERIEVLRAGGAAPPLLAGAWIEPGAVLQTCRGKDAAETERNVRRSVDAMAALGMRTLIVAYVEAWGTFYFPSSVEFHDAEAKKMSRGRDCPFDVIGTLLSQADRHDMRVMLGVGRSGDTNLLWEFDKPGWAARNAAALAIARRVVGDLWSLYGRHRSFYGWYSTHEMNDLARSSAYLDPLADFCHALSPDRPFLAAPAGTPIITREGLAASKVDIFAYQDAVGTGYVPHVYTWQPERRIAMLDTLFREYADLHRGSGKHLWADLEVWEMDGKSGYSSAYPAAFSRVRRQIAIESRYAEALTAYAWHGYLQAPGGRGVSADPRAVRLYEAYREYVRSVRAGRAAQRAQKAISSR, from the coding sequence TTGACGCACGCTCGAGCTCGAGTGCTGCGCGTGTTCGCGACGCGTGCCCGTGGCTTGGCCGTCGGCCTGGCCGGGCTTGCCCTCGCCGCGCCGGGCGCCGCGGCCGACCGTCCCGTCGCGGCGCCCCCGCGCGCGAGCTTCACCGTGGTGCCGCCCGGCCCAGTCGGCGAACGAGCGCGCGTCGAGTTGCGGCTTGCCGTGCGCAACGACTCGCCCCGGACGCGCTCCTACCGCGTCGCCTTCTACCTCGACCGTTTCGAAGTGGGCCGCCGCATCGCGGAGTGTACGGTGGAGGCCGCTGCGGGCGAGTGGGCGCTGACGCGCGCCTGGTGGCCGGCGGCCGGCCACGCCGGCCGCCGCCTGCTGCGCTACCGCGTGGAGGGCGAGGGGGCCGTGCGCTCCGGCGCGGAGCGCATTGAGGTGCTCCGCGCCGGCGGCGCCGCCCCTCCGCTTCTCGCCGGCGCCTGGATCGAGCCGGGCGCGGTGCTGCAGACGTGCCGCGGCAAGGACGCCGCGGAGACGGAGCGCAACGTGCGGAGGAGCGTCGACGCCATGGCCGCGCTCGGCATGCGTACCTTGATCGTCGCCTATGTGGAGGCGTGGGGCACCTTCTACTTCCCGTCAAGCGTCGAGTTCCACGACGCGGAGGCGAAGAAGATGTCGCGCGGTCGCGACTGCCCCTTCGACGTGATCGGCACGCTCCTCTCGCAGGCCGATCGGCACGATATGCGCGTGATGCTCGGTGTCGGTCGCAGCGGCGACACCAACCTGCTCTGGGAGTTCGACAAGCCCGGCTGGGCGGCACGCAACGCAGCGGCCCTGGCGATCGCTCGGCGCGTCGTGGGCGACCTCTGGAGCCTTTACGGCCGACACCGCTCCTTCTACGGCTGGTACTCCACGCACGAGATGAACGACCTGGCGAGGTCCTCGGCGTACCTTGACCCGCTGGCTGACTTCTGCCACGCGCTCAGCCCGGACAGGCCCTTTCTGGCCGCGCCGGCAGGCACTCCCATCATCACGAGGGAAGGCCTGGCCGCGAGCAAGGTCGACATCTTCGCCTACCAGGATGCCGTGGGCACGGGCTACGTGCCGCACGTCTATACGTGGCAGCCCGAGCGCCGCATCGCCATGCTCGACACCCTCTTCCGGGAGTACGCCGACCTGCATCGCGGTTCGGGGAAGCACCTCTGGGCGGACCTGGAGGTGTGGGAGATGGACGGCAAGAGCGGCTATAGCAGCGCCTATCCGGCCGCGTTCAGCCGCGTGCGGCGGCAGATCGCCATCGAGTCGCGCTACGCGGAGGCGCTGACCGCCTACGCTTGGCACGGCTACCTTCAGGCGCCGGGCGGCCGCGGCGTCTCCGCGGACCCGCGTGCGGTGCGGCTCTACGAGGCGTACCGCGAGTACGTGCGGTCCGTGCGGGCCGGCCGGGCGGCCCAGCGCGCTCAGAAGGCCATCAGCTCCCGATAG
- a CDS encoding VCBS repeat-containing protein has product MDEHGRRPARRAISRRAFCEGVAGGALALPLAASGSATEPPAAGDWPTARQNNRLTGAQSLAGRMARPPRAAGRLEFGAGHGTLRPFALRPGGEPDRVLEIASGVVRCYRPDGGLAWEEHPLGLNFDALVAAEDIDGDGRVELALTAGRPTQPYGAAVLLDAETGRTILRYDVEPMSYDWKLLVDHYLPGGAGKQIIVIMHGYPPDTRNGYVVLFDFKRPGAQPRQRWRYDFDHYTCFPSVLMADVDGDGTKELCIETHSHMWVMDALTGAVRQYVEWDTAPASVRSYGLIRFQDLNGDGLPEFLCIGDFATHHEVLLNDRGRLKLAWLHAWPESVTTRAIATTWPDPPVADIDGDGRLELLVNMFKATDEARWAIRIYDALTGDVRAVVWDRVAVQTIDLDGDGAAEVLADVSTDPNRSRAEGACLLKWRDGSMAEVWSEASARAVPPPRRQGDAATAMLGIARVQSGGVARGLTWSGKIVVAEAPPPAPAPRTLDLSRIPARSGSLVAPPVVADVDGDGVNEVVHAHGGKVSVYRWGRDGAFEKLAEHRSDAQPVLADVDGDGLPELLVGTASVNADPVVCAVRLGAGGGVAWQARLERPKRTGLPFGRPLYFQTGRFLGRKGDDVYVYVGTPLVRSLMLDGSTGRLVWELEKLASIERYLAPTRNLAAVWDTDGDAREDLVFTCPDYYCVASGPTGKLLVGPRFPPEIFKQPSQGLYTMPVVLDGAGGPPTVCLVDGHYFQGAMSDRAAPKWYRLPTVGHARAGAEGFLRDEDGRWLMGIGRQDGVLACVDVETGRPLWEHPTHATPSGVVSGDVDGDGRAEFVFGTSHGHLYALRPERKGPRLVWRVSLPGWVGEPVLADVDGDGASEILVPVADGTLTLLKGATRASNSAPESRREARYER; this is encoded by the coding sequence GTGGACGAGCACGGAAGGAGACCGGCGCGGCGTGCAATAAGCCGGCGAGCGTTCTGCGAGGGCGTGGCCGGAGGGGCGCTCGCGCTACCGCTCGCGGCGTCCGGATCGGCGACGGAGCCTCCCGCGGCCGGCGACTGGCCGACCGCCCGGCAGAACAACCGCCTCACCGGTGCGCAGTCCCTCGCGGGCCGCATGGCGCGGCCGCCGCGCGCGGCGGGGAGGCTGGAGTTCGGCGCCGGCCACGGGACGCTCCGCCCATTCGCCCTGCGGCCAGGAGGCGAACCGGACCGCGTGCTCGAGATCGCGTCTGGCGTCGTGCGATGCTACCGGCCCGACGGGGGGCTGGCATGGGAGGAGCATCCGCTCGGGCTCAACTTCGATGCGCTCGTGGCGGCGGAGGACATCGACGGCGACGGACGGGTCGAGCTCGCGCTGACGGCCGGTCGGCCAACGCAGCCCTACGGCGCGGCCGTGCTGCTCGACGCCGAGACCGGCAGGACGATCCTGCGTTACGATGTCGAGCCGATGTCCTACGACTGGAAGCTGCTCGTCGACCACTATCTGCCGGGCGGCGCGGGAAAGCAGATCATCGTGATCATGCACGGGTACCCGCCCGACACGCGCAACGGTTACGTGGTCCTGTTCGACTTCAAGCGGCCCGGCGCGCAGCCCCGGCAGCGGTGGCGGTACGACTTCGACCACTACACCTGTTTTCCGTCGGTGCTCATGGCCGACGTGGACGGCGATGGCACGAAGGAGCTGTGCATCGAGACGCACAGCCACATGTGGGTGATGGACGCGCTGACCGGGGCTGTCCGGCAGTATGTGGAGTGGGACACGGCGCCGGCGAGCGTGCGCAGCTACGGCCTGATCCGGTTTCAGGACCTCAACGGCGACGGCTTGCCCGAGTTCCTCTGCATCGGCGACTTCGCCACTCACCACGAGGTGCTCCTCAACGACCGTGGCAGACTGAAGCTTGCGTGGCTGCACGCCTGGCCGGAGTCGGTCACGACGCGCGCCATCGCGACGACCTGGCCCGACCCGCCCGTGGCCGACATCGACGGCGACGGCCGGCTCGAATTACTGGTCAACATGTTCAAAGCGACCGACGAGGCGCGCTGGGCGATCCGCATCTACGACGCGCTCACCGGAGACGTGAGGGCGGTGGTCTGGGATCGCGTGGCGGTTCAGACCATCGACCTCGACGGCGACGGCGCGGCTGAGGTTCTGGCCGACGTGTCGACAGATCCGAACCGTTCGCGCGCGGAGGGGGCCTGCCTGCTGAAGTGGCGCGACGGGTCGATGGCTGAGGTATGGAGCGAGGCGTCCGCCCGTGCCGTGCCGCCCCCGCGCCGCCAGGGCGACGCCGCGACCGCCATGCTCGGCATCGCGCGCGTACAGTCCGGCGGCGTCGCGCGCGGCCTGACCTGGAGCGGCAAGATCGTCGTCGCCGAAGCGCCGCCTCCGGCGCCCGCTCCGAGGACGCTCGACCTGTCGCGCATCCCGGCGCGTTCGGGAAGCCTGGTCGCCCCGCCCGTCGTCGCCGATGTAGATGGAGACGGCGTGAACGAGGTAGTCCACGCCCACGGCGGCAAGGTCTCCGTCTATCGCTGGGGGCGCGATGGTGCGTTCGAGAAGCTGGCCGAGCACCGGTCCGACGCGCAACCCGTGCTGGCCGACGTAGACGGCGATGGGCTCCCCGAGCTTCTGGTGGGCACGGCGTCGGTGAACGCGGACCCCGTGGTGTGCGCGGTCCGGCTGGGGGCCGGGGGCGGGGTGGCCTGGCAGGCCCGGTTGGAGCGGCCCAAGCGCACCGGACTGCCCTTCGGCCGCCCCCTCTACTTCCAGACCGGGCGGTTCCTGGGTCGCAAGGGGGATGACGTCTACGTCTACGTGGGAACGCCGCTCGTGCGCAGCCTGATGCTGGACGGGAGCACCGGGCGCCTCGTTTGGGAGTTGGAGAAGCTGGCCTCGATCGAGCGCTACCTGGCGCCGACCAGGAACCTGGCAGCGGTGTGGGACACGGACGGCGACGCTCGGGAGGACCTGGTGTTCACCTGCCCGGACTATTACTGCGTCGCCTCGGGGCCCACCGGCAAGTTGCTCGTCGGGCCGCGCTTCCCGCCCGAGATCTTCAAGCAGCCGAGCCAGGGGCTCTACACGATGCCCGTGGTGCTGGACGGAGCCGGCGGACCTCCAACCGTCTGCCTCGTCGATGGTCACTACTTTCAGGGCGCGATGAGCGATCGCGCTGCGCCAAAGTGGTACCGGCTGCCGACCGTCGGCCACGCTCGCGCCGGCGCCGAGGGCTTCTTGCGGGACGAGGACGGGCGCTGGCTGATGGGCATCGGCCGCCAGGACGGCGTGCTCGCGTGCGTCGACGTGGAGACCGGGAGGCCGTTGTGGGAGCACCCGACGCACGCGACGCCGAGCGGCGTGGTCTCGGGCGACGTGGACGGCGACGGCCGCGCGGAGTTCGTCTTCGGCACCAGCCACGGACATCTCTACGCCCTGCGCCCGGAGCGCAAGGGGCCGCGCCTGGTGTGGCGCGTGTCGCTGCCGGGCTGGGTCGGCGAGCCGGTGCTCGCCGACGTCGACGGCGACGGCGCCTCCGAGATCCTGGTGCCCGTGGCCGATGGAACGCTGACACTGTTGAAGGGGGCGACGCGGGCATCGAACAGCGCGCCCGAATCGCGCAGGGAGGCACGCTATGAGCGCTGA